The genomic interval TTTGAAGTCAGCCAAATATGCGCCCACTAGGCTCGTTGATCACCCTTCTTTCACGATCTCGTTGCGATCTTCCAACCTCGTTTGGCTGTTTGTGATTGTCAATGTTCTGAACGTGACAGGACGGTTTGCGATCGCCGCTGATCCCATCGCGTTTCGCGAAACGCCAGGACAGATCGTCATCACCGCGGGTGATCAACCGGTTGCGACCTACTTCTACGCTGACAAAGAAATCACGCGTCCGTTCTTCGCACACGTGCATGTTCCGGGTGGAGTTCAGATCACGCGGAACCATCCGCCGATTGCCGGTAAAGACCTTGTCGATCACGGGACGTTTCATCCGGGAATCTGGCTGGCATTTGGTGACATTGGTGGTCAGGACGTCTGGCGGAATAAAGCGGTGGTGCGGCACGAGAAGTTCATTGAGAAGGCCATTGCGGCGGATGGTTCGGGACGTTTTACCGTACGGAATTCGTACCGCCGCGAGGACGACACAGATGAAGTTGTCTGTTACGAGACCTGTCGATATTCGATCATGAACAATCCCGCCGGTTATTGGCTGGTCTTTGATTCGGTGTTTCA from Schlesneria paludicola DSM 18645 carries:
- a CDS encoding DUF6807 family protein; amino-acid sequence: MRSSNLVWLFVIVNVLNVTGRFAIAADPIAFRETPGQIVITAGDQPVATYFYADKEITRPFFAHVHVPGGVQITRNHPPIAGKDLVDHGTFHPGIWLAFGDIGGQDVWRNKAVVRHEKFIEKAIAADGSGRFTVRNSYRREDDTDEVVCYETCRYSIMNNPAGYWLVFDSVFHSSNEFAFGDQEEMGLGIRVATPISVKSGGQMRDADGRVNEKEIWGKASAWCDYSGQIEGQNAGLLIATDPTNFRPSRYHARNYGLLTANPFGQKVFGGVEKSRIVVSANEPFRLRYGILLHSSKGKELDAATAYGDFLKIVAELPRPPAQ